In the genome of Taurinivorans muris, one region contains:
- the rpoC gene encoding DNA-directed RNA polymerase subunit beta', with the protein MSLDDLFSVHNNANTGVTNIRNLKSIQITIASPENIREWSYGEVKKPETINYRTFKPERDGLFCAKIFGPVKDYECNCGKYKRMKHRGIVCEKCGVEVIASKVRRERMGHIELAAPVAHIWFLKTLPSKIGMLLDMTMNDLEKVLYFDSFVVLDPGSTNLSKLQVISEDHYYQLIERFGEDALRVGMGAEAVQELLRELDLEKLRTELREESHTTKSQTKKKKLTKRLKVVESFLESENKPEWMILEVIPVIPPDLRPLVPLDGGRFATSDLNDLYRRVINRNNRLKRLKELGAPDIIIRNEKRMLQEAVDALFDNGRRGRAITGTNGRPLKSLSDMIKGKQGRFRQNLLGKRVDYSGRSVIVVGPNLKLHQCGLPKKMALELFKPFIYSELEKRGHASTIKSAKKMVEREELVVWDILSEVVREYPILLNRAPTLHRLGIQAFEPLLVEGKAIQLHPLVCTAYNADFDGDQMAVHVPLSVEAQIECRVLMMSTNNILSPANGNPVIIPSQDIVLGLYYMTVDRSFKKGEGMIFCAPWEVEAAYDAGTVDLHAKIKVRMEDGQLADTTVGRILVWERLPHTMPFKEVNTILTKKTIGKLVSICYELAGIKATVILCDRLKAIGYEFATRAGVTIGVKDMIIPSRKKTIIDKAQNEVDDITRQYRDGIITRTEKYNKVIDVWTNTTDAVSKEMVKEISVDKVQNAKGDTKEDTSFNPIYMMSNSGARGNADQMRQLAGMRGLMAKPSGDIIETPITSSFREGLTVLQYFTSTHGARKGLADTALKTANSGYLTRRLVDVVQDVIVSMEDCGTVDGIEMTALMDGTDVKLTLKERILGRTLLYPVYHPATRELVYPENTLVTKEVGNKLEEIGISSVTIRSALTCKAERGICAKCYGRDLARGHLVNVGETVGTIAAQSIGEPGTQLTMRTFHIGGTASRKVEQSNYFAQYSGNVILTRVRTVVNKEGITTVLGKSGQVSIIDDQGREVEKYILPNGARLFVTDQQAVQKGDKLAEWDPSVEPYVSEVDGVIRFSDIIDGKTVQDKMDEATHQTSQTIIDYRTTNFRPALSVTDENGVLKNRPGQTNAPATYAMPVGAILMVKDGQSIAAGDIIARKPRESSKTRDIVGGLPRVAELFEVRKPKDMAIVSEIAGSIEFSGESKGKRKIVVRPDTGEAKEYLIPKGKHIIVSDGDFVDAGDLLTEGHPELHDILKTRGEKHLARYLVDEIQEVYRFQGVAIDDKHIEVIVRQMLKKVSILDSGDTTFLIGEQVDKSEFREENQKALREGRQPATAEPLVLGITQASLSSLSWVAAASFQETTKVLTEAALKGKHDSLRGLKENVIVGRLIPAGTGYREYVHQDINVPEQKERPDKFLMELEENPILVDFDQE; encoded by the coding sequence ATGAGTTTGGACGATTTGTTCTCCGTGCATAATAATGCGAACACCGGTGTAACTAATATTCGCAACTTAAAATCAATTCAAATCACCATTGCCTCCCCGGAAAACATTCGTGAATGGTCTTATGGTGAAGTGAAAAAACCGGAAACGATTAACTATCGTACTTTCAAACCTGAAAGGGACGGTCTTTTCTGCGCTAAAATTTTCGGACCCGTAAAAGACTACGAATGTAACTGCGGAAAATACAAACGCATGAAACATCGCGGCATTGTCTGTGAAAAATGCGGTGTCGAAGTCATCGCGTCAAAAGTTCGCCGTGAACGTATGGGACATATCGAACTTGCCGCGCCTGTCGCACATATTTGGTTTTTGAAAACACTTCCTTCCAAAATCGGCATGCTTCTTGACATGACCATGAACGATTTGGAAAAAGTGCTTTATTTCGATTCTTTTGTCGTTTTGGATCCGGGTTCAACCAATCTTTCAAAACTGCAAGTCATTTCCGAAGACCATTATTACCAGCTCATCGAACGTTTCGGTGAAGACGCTCTTCGTGTCGGCATGGGAGCCGAAGCGGTGCAGGAACTTCTGCGCGAACTTGACCTTGAAAAGCTCCGCACCGAACTGAGAGAAGAATCCCATACGACAAAAAGCCAAACCAAAAAGAAAAAACTGACAAAACGTTTAAAAGTCGTGGAATCATTCCTTGAAAGCGAAAATAAGCCGGAATGGATGATTTTGGAAGTTATTCCTGTCATTCCGCCCGACCTTCGCCCATTGGTTCCTCTTGACGGCGGACGCTTTGCAACTTCTGACTTAAACGATTTATACCGCCGCGTCATCAACCGGAACAACCGTTTAAAACGTTTGAAAGAGCTTGGCGCTCCCGATATCATCATCCGTAACGAAAAACGCATGCTCCAAGAAGCTGTGGACGCACTTTTCGATAACGGACGCCGCGGCCGCGCAATCACCGGTACAAACGGCCGTCCTTTGAAATCTTTGTCAGACATGATTAAAGGCAAGCAAGGCCGTTTCCGTCAAAACCTGCTTGGTAAGCGTGTTGACTACTCCGGCCGTTCCGTAATTGTCGTAGGTCCAAACCTCAAACTGCACCAATGCGGTTTGCCGAAGAAAATGGCTTTGGAACTCTTCAAGCCATTCATTTATTCCGAACTTGAAAAACGCGGGCATGCTTCCACAATAAAAAGCGCCAAGAAAATGGTGGAAAGGGAAGAACTCGTCGTTTGGGATATCTTATCCGAAGTGGTACGCGAATACCCTATTCTCCTGAACCGCGCCCCGACCCTGCACCGCCTCGGCATACAAGCTTTTGAACCGCTTCTTGTGGAAGGCAAGGCCATTCAGCTCCACCCTCTCGTATGTACGGCATACAACGCCGACTTCGACGGTGACCAAATGGCTGTGCACGTTCCTCTTTCCGTGGAAGCGCAAATAGAATGCCGCGTGCTGATGATGAGCACCAACAACATTCTTTCCCCCGCAAACGGCAACCCTGTCATTATCCCGTCACAGGATATCGTTCTCGGACTTTACTATATGACGGTGGACCGTTCCTTTAAAAAGGGCGAAGGCATGATTTTCTGCGCCCCTTGGGAAGTCGAAGCCGCCTATGACGCCGGCACTGTCGATTTGCATGCAAAAATCAAAGTCCGTATGGAAGACGGTCAGCTCGCCGACACGACTGTCGGTCGTATCCTCGTATGGGAAAGACTTCCCCATACCATGCCTTTCAAAGAAGTGAACACTATCCTTACCAAGAAGACCATCGGTAAATTGGTAAGTATCTGCTACGAACTCGCAGGTATCAAGGCAACCGTTATCCTTTGCGACCGTTTGAAAGCTATCGGTTATGAATTTGCAACCCGTGCAGGCGTGACTATCGGCGTGAAAGACATGATCATCCCTTCACGCAAAAAAACCATTATCGACAAAGCGCAAAACGAAGTTGACGACATCACCCGCCAGTACCGCGACGGTATCATTACCAGAACGGAAAAATACAACAAGGTTATCGACGTATGGACAAACACCACGGACGCCGTTTCCAAGGAAATGGTCAAGGAAATTTCCGTGGATAAAGTCCAGAACGCCAAGGGCGACACCAAGGAAGACACAAGCTTCAACCCAATCTACATGATGTCAAACTCCGGTGCCCGCGGTAACGCCGACCAAATGAGACAGCTTGCGGGCATGCGCGGTCTTATGGCGAAACCTTCCGGCGATATTATTGAAACGCCTATCACCTCCTCATTCCGTGAGGGGCTCACCGTGCTTCAATACTTCACCTCCACCCACGGCGCACGTAAAGGTCTTGCCGATACGGCATTGAAAACCGCAAACTCCGGTTACCTTACCCGCCGTCTTGTCGACGTCGTGCAAGATGTCATCGTTTCCATGGAAGACTGCGGCACTGTCGACGGTATCGAAATGACAGCCCTCATGGACGGCACGGATGTAAAGCTGACCCTGAAGGAACGTATTTTGGGCAGGACCCTGCTTTACCCTGTTTACCACCCTGCAACCCGTGAACTTGTTTACCCCGAAAACACTCTTGTAACCAAGGAAGTCGGCAATAAACTCGAAGAAATCGGCATTTCTTCCGTAACTATCCGTTCCGCCCTCACCTGTAAGGCTGAACGCGGCATTTGCGCGAAATGCTATGGACGCGACCTTGCGCGCGGACACCTCGTCAACGTCGGTGAAACCGTCGGCACCATAGCGGCGCAGTCCATCGGCGAACCCGGAACCCAGCTTACCATGCGTACGTTCCACATCGGGGGTACCGCTTCCCGTAAGGTTGAACAATCCAATTACTTCGCCCAATATTCCGGCAACGTTATCCTTACCCGTGTCCGTACTGTCGTAAATAAGGAAGGTATCACCACCGTACTTGGAAAGAGCGGTCAGGTAAGCATTATCGACGACCAAGGAAGAGAAGTTGAAAAATATATCCTTCCGAACGGCGCAAGACTCTTCGTAACCGACCAGCAAGCGGTGCAAAAAGGCGACAAGCTCGCAGAATGGGACCCATCGGTCGAACCGTATGTTTCCGAAGTCGACGGTGTCATCCGTTTCTCCGACATTATCGACGGCAAAACCGTTCAGGATAAAATGGACGAAGCGACCCACCAAACTTCACAAACCATTATCGACTACCGCACGACGAACTTCCGTCCCGCCCTTTCCGTCACCGATGAAAACGGAGTGCTCAAAAACCGTCCGGGACAAACCAACGCGCCTGCGACCTACGCAATGCCTGTCGGAGCCATTCTGATGGTAAAAGACGGACAAAGCATAGCAGCCGGTGACATCATCGCCCGTAAACCCCGCGAATCCTCAAAAACAAGAGATATCGTCGGCGGTCTTCCGCGAGTTGCGGAACTTTTTGAAGTGCGCAAACCGAAAGATATGGCAATTGTTTCTGAAATCGCCGGCAGTATCGAGTTTTCCGGAGAGTCCAAAGGAAAAAGAAAGATTGTTGTCCGTCCTGACACAGGCGAAGCAAAAGAATATCTCATTCCTAAAGGCAAGCACATCATTGTTTCCGACGGCGACTTTGTCGACGCCGGCGACTTGCTCACGGAAGGTCATCCGGAATTGCACGATATTCTGAAAACCCGCGGCGAAAAGCACCTTGCACGTTACTTAGTGGACGAAATTCAGGAAGTTTACCGTTTCCAAGGCGTTGCCATCGACGATAAACACATCGAAGTCATCGTGCGTCAAATGCTGAAGAAAGTTTCCATTCTCGATTCAGGCGACACGACATTCCTTATCGGGGAACAAGTGGATAAATCCGAATTCAGAGAAGAAAACCAAAAAGCTCTTCGCGAAGGCAGACAACCGGCTACCGCCGAACCTCTTGTCCTTGGTATCACGCAGGCGTCCCTTTCCTCCCTTTCATGGGTTGCAGCCGCTTCATTCCAAGAAACGACAAAAGTTCTTACGGAAGCCGCCCTCAAAGGAAAACACGACTCCTTGCGCGGTCTTAAGGAAAACGTTATTGTCGGCCGTCTTATTCCTGCCGGTACCGGTTATCGCGAATACGTACACCAAGACATCAACGTGCCGGAACAAAAGGAAAGACCTGATAAATTCCTCATGGAACTTGAAGAAAACCCCATTTTGGTGGACTTCGACCAAGAGTAA
- the rpoB gene encoding DNA-directed RNA polymerase subunit beta: MGQLTKQFGKIKVSIPIPHLLNLQVDSYKAFLQEGRKERLPDEGLEGVFRSVFPIEDFNRTASLEYLSYDISEPKYDQAECISKGLTYEAPIRLKVRLDIYDVDEATGNRTFRDGKEQDIYFGTLPLMTEKGTFIINGTERVIVNQLQRSPGIIFEHDGGKTHTSHKVLYSCRVIPMRGSWLDFDFDHKDILYVRIDRRRKMPATVLLKAMGMSKTDILNTFYKKEEYRLEENTVLWKIQKEMYRKEPCYTEITDKDGTVLIKQGKVMTTRDWRNLCNSGREYLEVDPASILGLFLAADLVNPTTGEIIAEAGDEINAGLIAEIHEAGIKDIQILYTRGADTSSSIRDTLALDKTMNQEKAQEEIYRRLRPSSPPTPEIAATFFDNLFRNIDYYDLSSVGRYKINQRLGINEDTNLRTLTDNDILTAMKVLVSLKDTHSAADDIDHLGNRRVRLVGELVENQYRIGLVRMERAIKERMSIQEISSLMPHDLINPKPVAAVLKEFFGTSQLSQFMDQTNSLSEVTHKRRLSALGPGGLTRERAGFEVRDVHSSHYGRICPIETPEGPNIGLIVSLTTYAKVNEFGFIETPYRVVKDGKVTNEIIHVDATRELNQIIAQANVPTEKNGTLKGDLITARSTDGDVLQVGKEEITLQDISPGQMVSISAALIPFLEHDDANRALMGSNMQRQAVPLLRSERPLVGTGMEIDVARDSGACLVAEGDGVVRYADAERVIVAYDDLYMEEYGGIRTYNLLKYHKSNQNSCFGQKPSCMPGQRFKKGDILADGPGIDKGELALGKNLTVAFMPWCGYNYEDSVLISEKMVKEDIYTSVHIEEFEVVARDTKLGPEEITSDIPNVGEDMLRNLDSSGVIRIGAPVKPDDILVGKITPKGETQLTPEEKLLRAIFGDKARDVKNTSLKVPPGIEGTVIDVKLFNRRSGEKDERTHEIENYEIAKLDKKEADHVRALTNRTRERMRPLCEGKELALEIQGKRKDEVLAKKGDKLTWEIMETLPVKKLVAAFKDAHTNEEIANMLDAYDKQVDIIKKLYDAKREKVTEGDDLPPGVIKMAKVYIAVKRKLSVGDKMAGRHGNKGVVSCILPEEDMPFFADGRPVDIVLNPLGVPSRMNIGQILETHLGWAAKELGIQLANMIDNGTALDTVRKEVKDIFSTEMKDLDIDALVDGMDDETFKNAVRELRKGIVTKTPVFDGAREEQIWSWLERAGLPNDGKSVLYDGRTGEPFQNRVTTGVMYYLKLHHLVDEKIHARSTGPYSLVTQQPLGGKAQFGGQRLGEMEVWALEAYGASYLLQEFLTVKSDDVTGRVKMYEKIVKGDNFLEAGLPESFNVLVKELMSLGLNVNLHQEEGKKRPKRSSFTQPALTSEDE; this comes from the coding sequence ATGGGCCAATTAACGAAGCAATTCGGTAAAATCAAGGTTTCCATACCTATTCCCCACCTTCTCAATTTACAGGTGGATTCTTACAAAGCCTTCCTGCAGGAAGGAAGAAAAGAACGCCTGCCAGATGAAGGTCTTGAAGGGGTTTTTCGTTCCGTATTCCCGATAGAAGACTTTAACCGTACTGCAAGCTTGGAATATTTAAGCTATGACATCAGCGAGCCTAAATACGACCAAGCGGAATGCATTTCAAAAGGTCTTACCTATGAAGCACCTATCCGTCTTAAAGTGCGTTTAGACATTTACGATGTTGACGAAGCGACAGGAAACCGCACTTTCCGCGACGGTAAGGAACAAGACATTTATTTCGGCACACTGCCGCTTATGACCGAAAAAGGTACGTTTATCATCAATGGTACCGAACGTGTTATTGTCAACCAATTGCAGCGTTCACCCGGAATCATTTTCGAGCATGACGGCGGCAAGACCCACACTTCCCATAAAGTTCTCTATTCCTGCCGTGTTATCCCCATGCGCGGCTCATGGCTCGATTTCGACTTCGACCACAAAGATATTCTTTATGTCCGCATAGACCGCCGCCGCAAAATGCCCGCCACCGTGCTTTTGAAAGCCATGGGCATGAGCAAGACGGATATTTTGAACACCTTCTATAAAAAAGAAGAATACCGTCTTGAAGAAAATACGGTCCTTTGGAAAATCCAAAAAGAAATGTACCGCAAAGAACCTTGTTATACGGAAATCACAGATAAAGACGGCACTGTGCTCATCAAACAAGGCAAAGTCATGACCACCCGCGATTGGCGCAACCTTTGCAATTCCGGCAGAGAATACCTGGAAGTGGATCCCGCATCCATTTTGGGGCTTTTCCTTGCCGCGGACCTTGTCAATCCGACAACCGGGGAAATTATCGCGGAAGCCGGCGATGAAATCAACGCAGGTTTGATCGCCGAAATCCATGAAGCCGGAATTAAAGACATTCAAATCCTTTATACCCGGGGAGCGGACACTTCTTCCTCCATTCGCGACACCTTGGCTCTTGACAAAACAATGAACCAAGAAAAGGCGCAGGAAGAAATCTATCGCAGACTCCGCCCAAGCTCTCCTCCGACCCCTGAAATTGCGGCGACATTCTTCGATAATCTTTTCCGCAATATCGATTATTATGATTTGTCCTCCGTCGGCCGTTATAAAATCAACCAACGCCTCGGAATAAATGAAGATACCAATTTACGCACCTTGACCGACAACGATATTCTCACGGCTATGAAAGTGCTTGTTTCCTTAAAAGACACGCATTCAGCGGCTGACGATATCGACCACTTGGGCAACCGCCGCGTCCGCCTTGTCGGCGAACTTGTCGAAAACCAATACCGTATCGGTTTGGTGCGCATGGAACGTGCGATTAAAGAACGCATGAGCATTCAGGAAATCAGTTCCTTAATGCCTCATGATTTAATCAATCCGAAACCTGTTGCTGCGGTCCTCAAAGAATTTTTCGGAACAAGCCAACTTTCACAATTCATGGACCAAACCAACTCCCTTTCGGAAGTGACGCATAAACGCCGTCTTTCCGCATTGGGTCCCGGCGGTCTTACCCGTGAAAGAGCGGGATTTGAAGTCCGCGACGTCCACTCCTCACACTACGGACGCATTTGTCCTATCGAAACGCCTGAAGGTCCGAACATCGGTCTTATCGTTTCTTTGACAACCTATGCGAAAGTCAACGAATTCGGTTTCATCGAAACTCCGTACCGTGTTGTGAAAGACGGTAAAGTGACCAATGAAATCATTCATGTCGACGCGACAAGGGAATTGAACCAAATCATTGCGCAAGCCAATGTTCCGACGGAAAAAAACGGAACGCTCAAAGGCGATTTGATCACCGCCAGATCCACGGACGGCGATGTTTTGCAGGTCGGAAAAGAAGAAATCACCTTGCAGGACATTTCTCCGGGACAAATGGTTTCCATTTCAGCCGCGCTCATTCCGTTCCTTGAACACGACGACGCAAACCGCGCCCTTATGGGTTCAAACATGCAGCGTCAAGCCGTTCCGCTTCTCCGTTCCGAACGTCCTCTTGTCGGAACAGGTATGGAAATCGACGTCGCCCGTGACTCCGGCGCCTGCCTTGTTGCTGAAGGTGACGGCGTTGTCCGTTACGCGGATGCCGAACGCGTCATTGTTGCGTACGATGATTTATATATGGAAGAATACGGCGGTATCCGCACCTATAATCTTCTCAAATACCATAAATCCAACCAAAACTCCTGCTTTGGACAAAAACCGAGCTGCATGCCCGGTCAGCGTTTCAAAAAAGGCGATATTTTGGCTGACGGTCCCGGTATCGACAAAGGCGAACTCGCCCTCGGCAAAAACCTTACTGTCGCCTTTATGCCATGGTGCGGTTACAACTACGAAGACTCCGTCCTTATTTCCGAAAAAATGGTGAAAGAGGATATCTATACTTCCGTCCATATCGAGGAATTTGAAGTTGTCGCCCGCGACACCAAGCTCGGACCCGAAGAAATCACAAGCGATATTCCGAACGTCGGCGAAGATATGCTCCGCAATCTGGACAGCAGCGGGGTTATCCGCATTGGTGCGCCCGTAAAGCCCGACGATATTCTTGTCGGCAAAATCACACCGAAAGGCGAAACCCAGCTCACTCCCGAAGAAAAGCTTCTGCGCGCCATTTTCGGCGACAAAGCCCGCGATGTGAAAAACACTTCTTTGAAAGTACCTCCGGGAATTGAAGGAACCGTTATCGACGTAAAACTTTTCAACCGCCGTTCCGGAGAAAAAGACGAAAGAACGCACGAAATCGAAAATTACGAAATAGCGAAACTGGATAAAAAGGAAGCGGATCACGTCCGTGCTTTGACAAACCGCACCCGCGAACGTATGCGTCCGCTTTGCGAAGGCAAAGAACTCGCCCTTGAAATCCAAGGAAAACGCAAAGACGAAGTGCTTGCGAAAAAAGGCGATAAACTGACTTGGGAAATTATGGAAACCCTTCCGGTCAAAAAACTTGTCGCGGCGTTCAAAGACGCCCACACAAACGAAGAAATCGCCAATATGCTTGACGCATACGACAAGCAAGTCGACATCATCAAAAAACTTTACGACGCCAAACGTGAAAAAGTGACGGAAGGCGATGATTTGCCTCCCGGCGTTATCAAAATGGCGAAAGTATATATTGCCGTTAAGCGTAAGCTTTCCGTAGGGGACAAAATGGCGGGCCGCCACGGTAACAAAGGGGTCGTGTCCTGCATTCTTCCGGAAGAAGACATGCCGTTCTTTGCGGACGGGCGTCCCGTGGATATCGTTTTGAACCCGCTTGGCGTGCCTTCCCGTATGAATATCGGGCAAATTCTGGAAACCCACTTGGGCTGGGCGGCGAAAGAACTCGGCATCCAACTCGCCAACATGATCGACAACGGCACCGCCCTTGACACGGTCCGTAAAGAAGTGAAAGACATTTTCTCCACGGAAATGAAAGATTTGGACATTGACGCCCTGGTTGACGGCATGGATGACGAAACATTCAAAAATGCCGTGCGTGAACTGAGAAAAGGCATTGTCACCAAAACTCCGGTATTTGACGGCGCAAGGGAAGAACAAATCTGGTCTTGGCTTGAAAGGGCAGGCTTGCCTAATGACGGCAAAAGCGTGCTTTATGACGGCAGAACCGGTGAACCTTTCCAAAACCGCGTAACGACCGGGGTCATGTATTACCTCAAACTGCACCACTTGGTCGACGAAAAAATCCATGCCCGCTCAACCGGTCCTTACTCTCTTGTCACCCAGCAGCCTCTTGGCGGTAAGGCCCAATTCGGCGGTCAAAGACTTGGGGAAATGGAAGTTTGGGCTTTGGAAGCCTATGGTGCTTCCTACCTCTTGCAAGAATTTTTAACCGTAAAATCAGACGACGTTACCGGTCGTGTGAAAATGTACGAAAAAATTGTTAAAGGCGACAATTTCTTGGAAGCGGGTCTTCCGGAATCCTTTAACGTTCTTGTAAAAGAACTCATGAGTCTTGGTCTTAATGTAAATCTTCACCAGGAAGAAGGTAAAAAACGCCCGAAACGCAGCAGTTTCACACAACCTGCGCTCACAAGTGAAGATGAATAA
- a CDS encoding cytochrome c3 family protein has protein sequence MRSKTMKTVVAVALCLTAFSYANADAGTEEDKNPFGVVPQEMIGITMKDGDALHDKHVAKLEELGKDCTVCHIDDNYEAFMAVDKEKGQDGKVAYLHKNCVRCHIELGDGPNITSCRSCHNEKFAAE, from the coding sequence ATGAGAAGCAAAACAATGAAAACTGTTGTGGCTGTGGCGTTATGTTTGACGGCATTTTCTTATGCAAATGCGGATGCGGGCACCGAAGAGGATAAAAATCCTTTTGGTGTTGTTCCTCAGGAAATGATCGGCATTACCATGAAAGACGGCGATGCGCTGCATGACAAGCATGTCGCAAAGCTTGAAGAATTGGGCAAAGACTGCACTGTTTGCCATATTGACGATAATTATGAAGCGTTTATGGCTGTTGACAAGGAAAAAGGGCAGGACGGCAAGGTTGCGTATTTGCATAAAAACTGCGTACGCTGTCATATCGAATTGGGCGATGGACCGAATATTACTTCTTGCCGCAGCTGCCACAATGAAAAATTCGCAGCTGAGTAA
- the hmcE gene encoding sulfate respiration complex protein HmcE, with protein MLNFLYGPLLYIAVAVFVIGMIARVVLYIKGLSQKLDRVAYKPQMGLGLQGALHSIFKWVLPGGTRAWRINPFMTAVFFMFHIGMVLLPLFLLQHVVVIEYMFGISLPSLPSGLADVLSIIAVLGLLGLAYRRIACSAAKALTTKQDWFVLILAGLPLVTGIMFRFSVSSYEFWEFAHILTAEIFLIAAPFTKLSHIVLFFMSRAQIGMDFAIKRGGHNRGPAFPW; from the coding sequence ATGTTGAATTTTCTTTATGGACCGCTTTTATATATTGCCGTTGCAGTTTTTGTTATCGGCATGATCGCACGGGTAGTTCTTTATATTAAAGGGTTGAGCCAAAAGCTTGACCGCGTTGCCTACAAACCTCAAATGGGTTTAGGTTTGCAGGGTGCTCTCCATTCCATTTTTAAATGGGTGCTTCCCGGCGGAACACGCGCTTGGCGGATCAATCCGTTCATGACCGCTGTTTTTTTCATGTTCCATATCGGTATGGTATTATTGCCGCTGTTCCTTTTGCAGCACGTTGTCGTTATTGAATATATGTTTGGCATTTCTTTGCCGAGCCTGCCAAGCGGGCTTGCCGATGTGCTCAGCATTATCGCCGTGCTCGGTCTTTTGGGCTTGGCATACCGCAGGATCGCTTGCTCTGCTGCGAAAGCCCTTACCACAAAACAAGACTGGTTTGTTTTAATCCTTGCAGGGTTGCCACTTGTGACCGGAATCATGTTCCGTTTTAGCGTATCAAGCTATGAATTTTGGGAATTTGCGCATATCCTTACGGCAGAGATTTTCCTTATTGCCGCACCGTTTACAAAACTTTCCCATATCGTCCTGTTCTTCATGTCACGCGCGCAAATAGGCATGGACTTCGCCATCAAACGCGGCGGACACAACCGCGGGCCTGCTTTCCCTTGGTAA
- the hmcF gene encoding sulfate respiration complex iron-sulfur protein HmcF, with amino-acid sequence MPEGIYCKRKPIETVEELKNLLSDKGGKQYYAEMKELEVDTDMLRKDLETTCKSRTRTWLDMCAHCGMCAESCFLYTANNNDPKQIPSYKIQSTLGEMVRRNGNVDTKFMLHAMEVAWSQCTTCNRCALYCPYGIDTGVMIGYLRGLLFKQGFVPWELKIGSGMHRVYGAQMDVTSEDFVDTCEWMVEENEEQWPGLEIPVDKEDADIMYVINAREVKHYPNDLAEAAILFHIAGENWTMPSEGWDSTSLTMYAGDWEGCTMNVNRIYDAIKRLRPKVVVGTECGHAFRASAIEGPYWAGIEDGKPPVRFMHYVEWVAEALKSGKLKIDPAKRIKKPITLQDSCNYVRNYGLSQATRTIMSYIAEDFHEMENNKEHNYCCGGGGGFNGIGLYREQRNIGLRPKLDQIRATGCNLVVAPCHNCWDAIRDMKEVYEEDAKDLEWFFIKPLLLEMVIVPDHLKPQEESEE; translated from the coding sequence ATGCCTGAAGGTATTTATTGTAAAAGAAAACCTATTGAAACAGTTGAAGAATTAAAAAATCTTTTGAGTGATAAAGGCGGCAAACAATATTATGCGGAGATGAAAGAGCTTGAAGTGGATACGGATATGCTCCGCAAAGATTTGGAAACGACGTGCAAAAGCCGTACCCGCACGTGGCTTGACATGTGTGCCCACTGCGGCATGTGCGCTGAAAGCTGTTTTCTTTATACCGCCAATAACAATGACCCGAAACAAATTCCGTCTTACAAGATCCAAAGCACGTTGGGCGAAATGGTTCGCCGCAACGGAAATGTCGATACAAAATTCATGCTTCACGCCATGGAAGTTGCCTGGAGCCAATGCACAACCTGCAACCGCTGCGCATTGTACTGCCCTTACGGTATCGATACCGGAGTCATGATCGGGTACCTGCGCGGTCTTTTGTTCAAGCAAGGCTTTGTGCCGTGGGAATTGAAAATCGGTTCCGGCATGCACAGGGTTTACGGTGCGCAAATGGACGTTACCAGCGAAGACTTTGTGGATACCTGCGAATGGATGGTTGAAGAAAACGAAGAACAGTGGCCGGGTCTTGAAATTCCCGTGGATAAGGAAGATGCCGATATCATGTATGTTATCAACGCCCGTGAAGTGAAGCACTATCCGAACGACCTCGCAGAGGCCGCTATTTTATTCCATATCGCGGGTGAGAACTGGACAATGCCGAGCGAAGGCTGGGACAGCACCTCCCTGACCATGTACGCGGGAGACTGGGAAGGCTGCACCATGAACGTAAACCGCATTTATGACGCGATCAAACGGTTAAGACCGAAAGTCGTTGTCGGCACCGAATGCGGTCACGCTTTCCGCGCCTCCGCCATTGAAGGTCCGTATTGGGCGGGCATTGAAGACGGGAAGCCTCCTGTCCGTTTCATGCACTATGTGGAATGGGTGGCGGAAGCTTTGAAATCAGGAAAACTCAAGATAGACCCTGCCAAACGCATTAAAAAACCTATTACTTTGCAGGATTCCTGCAACTATGTGCGTAACTACGGGCTTTCTCAAGCCACACGGACCATTATGAGCTATATTGCGGAAGATTTCCATGAAATGGAAAACAACAAAGAACATAACTATTGCTGCGGCGGCGGGGGCGGTTTCAACGGTATCGGGCTTTACCGCGAGCAGCGCAATATCGGTTTGCGTCCGAAACTTGACCAAATCAGGGCGACAGGCTGTAATTTGGTTGTCGCTCCTTGCCATAACTGCTGGGACGCCATTCGTGATATGAAAGAAGTCTATGAAGAAGATGCAAAAGACCTGGAATGGTTCTTCATAAAACCTCTGCTTCTTGAAATGGTGATTGTTCCGGATCACTTGAAACCGCAGGAAGAAAGCGAAGAGTAA